DNA sequence from the Antennarius striatus isolate MH-2024 chromosome 3, ASM4005453v1, whole genome shotgun sequence genome:
cagttttactgtGGTGATTGTGAATGTGTGCAAACTGGAATATGCAATGCATTTATGAGATTAAGGaatggttgggggggggggggagttaaatcactgagtgttttttaaagatttctAAGAGGATTGTCAATTTGGGGGAATTCTTTTTAAAGCTTACTGTACAGGTGTTTACGACATTTTCCCTCCCCAATTCACAATGAACACATTCTTAAAAGTATTGTTGAAGTTGGTAACTGTCACTTCAAGTTTATAAATGCTACAGACACTTTAGAGCAAGCACTTTCAGATGTTCAGATGTGTTTTTGGACTAAATCAAGTCCATAACTGAACTATTATTATACAGCAGCATTGTAAGTATTTTTTATCACAGTAATGATCCTTTAAAATCTATAAGCTTCATTTTCGTTTTACAGAGTTTACGTTTAGTAGAGATATTTTACAAGATAAGATTGATGGAGTGATCTAAGGTAAAGGAGTATTTAATGTTTGTTGAATGATTTATGCCTGGAAAGATACACATGTAATCTTTTATAAAGTCATATGAcagaatgaaataatttaacaaaaaaatctacACTCATATTTCACCCACTATGAGATTTCAGCATTTCATTATTGAAAATTACGTATGAATAGACTACATTGTTTTATGTGCTATGTATTTTGGCCTTCTGCCTCGTTATTTTGCATCAGTTCAGCTCGACTTTAGTCATTCTTCCAAGCCTGGAAGTAATCTTTTAGTGCTGGAATTTTTCCTGGTTGTAactcttaatttaaaaaaacccaaaaaacattcTGTTATGCAGACATCTTCTTCAACTTGTTGGCAATATATTCTAATTCTTGAAATCAATACAGAGTCAACACCCTGCTTTTTATGATCCAGTTTAGTGGCTATGCTCTTTGTCTGGCtgcatgttatttatttgtatgtccTGAgatccccacacacacacacacacacacacacacacacacacacaccatacctGAAACAGTGAACAGGCCAACATGAGTAATTTGTGCAGTCACTCCCTGACATGTTTCATCCATCGCTTCCATGCTTATCAAACTAACCAAAAGGTGTATTCTACATGTCCAAATTAGAAGCTGGTGTTACAGTTGCAAATGTGGAAAAACTCGAAACAATCAGTTGTGCATTTGCATTGGAGTTATTAATTcatgtgaccttttttttttttttcatccctcAATCATATTTCAGATCATCTTGACCTTGACTGTCCTTGTCTGCTGTTTTCACTCAAGGTTGATCTTCGATGATGTGACATTGTTCTCCTACCAGTTGAGCCTTTCTGGTGTTGTATGTGTGATCAATAAGCTCTCTACACAGTATACACAATATATACAGCATTCATCTTGTGTATATTCTGTCATCAGTCGtcctaaaaaatgaaataaaacatttaactgGTGTGACTTTGTTTGTCATTTATGTGCTTTAGAACATCGTCATGTTCTTCTGAAGCCTCCTTTCATAGTGCATCTACTTTATTCATCAAAAAATTAACAGGGAGCGATGCAGAAATTAGAGAGAGTGTCTGTCcgaagctgtttaagtcaatcctcTGGACTTAAAGTTCAATGGGTTGACTTAAagagctttggataaccatgacctggataactgagaacctacatagACATCGAAAGAGTGTCTGATTTTGGATAAAATTTCAAATGTAACAACATCAAATTCTGTTTGCAAATCCTCCCCAACTTGCTGTCGTCATTTAAAGTAAACAAGCAGCACACTGCACCGTGAGGTCAGCCAGACCAGCACTCGTTTGCAGAAAAGGATGTTAATGAACAAAATGTACAGCCCACTGTGGGAGAGTTCAGATGCAAATGGCCAAGTGTTTGTTTGAGAGAGGGGGAAATAGAAGCTGTGTGGTGGTTGTGGGGCAGCTAGTGCGTATTTGTTTATGAGCAACACAGAGGTACTTTGTGCACATGAATGAGTTCACTagtgtgtatttctgtttccCTTGCTGCTGCACTAAATGGGGAGGAAACGACTGCAGAAACAGttgtgcattgtgggtaaagcATATCGGACAATTAAGACAGAGGCTGTGTATTGCACTCCTCCGTGTGGGGATGATTGAATCAGAGAGACAACCACTCACAGCTCCTGGTCTAAGGACATTGCTTGTAATTACCCATAAGTCACTGTTCCCCTGTATTGGATCTTTAGCCCAATTACGCCCACACAACCAGTCCACCTCTACTTCATTTATTACCTCCTCTTGCTTGTTGACCTTTTCAGACACACAGTCTGACAGGCAATTCAGATGCATTAAACTGACCAGAGGTCTTGTACTTAAAGTCTTGAAGACAAATTCACAGGTTTCGATATCAGAATGGAACAATTGCTAATACCACGTGCATCTAAcgccattcaaaaaaaaaaagaacaaacacaacagacatATTGATTCATATAGAATAGATGGCATTTCCCCAATATGTTTTCTGCTGTTCTACACTCCGTTGCCTAGACCAGTGCAACAAGAAGAGTTTCAAGTATCATTGATTTACGTTGTGCATGTTCCTAATTAATACAGAATGCTTCCAATAGTTCCCCAGAATGAAAGCCACTTTACtcaagaactttttgaaatgAAGCGGCACTGTCTTAAACCTTCTGGTGTAGAGTAGTCAAAAGCTTGTGCTAAATCTAAATGAGTACAGACTCCATCTATGAGCTCACTGGTCAGCTGTTAAGAAGTAGTATTTCACTTTGTAAACCTTCATTGCCATCTGCTGACAAGTTTTGGGCAAAACACTTCAACAGAAATCTATGCATAAATGTGTCGTAAATTACTATAGATTTATAAAAAAGAGTTTTATCCACAGATGACTCTAAGTAACATAAAGAAATAATATTTGTGTTATTGGCTATAGGTTGTCTTATATTGGTATCCACATCACACATTTTAAGTAGGTAATAAGATCCGTCTGTTTTGTTGAAGTCACGTGCATCAATCCTCTCAGGCACGTGTAGACTAGTCTTCCAAGTGTCCCTCCCCTCACACATGCAATCCATGTCTCATAGACACATCTGACAGCCTAAATGAACTGTTGTCTTCGATGCCATGGGTTCgataagaacacacacacagaccagtaaAGTAACCCAGTTTTCTTTATTCACCTCTTACACAGCAACCTTAACACAATGCAGTTACCTGTACGATCATCAGGTTTCAGGGTGACTCTTGTCTTACCGAAGAAGCCATCATTAGGTACAGATTTTAGATTGTATTCCAACAATCCTTCCATGGTTACACTCTTTCTTtccccattttctaaaatgcACAgccttgtgtttttatgtgtagtATTAGTTTGTGCAATTTGCTAACCACACAGCAAATCTAGGCAATGTTGGCAATGCTCAACAATTACAATGTGCATTTTGTGGTCAAAGGTTCATGTGACTTGTGTTAAAGCTTGTGGAGTAAATCAACAAGTGTAAAACTAAATGAAGGTCACTGTGGTAGTTAGAGCTCTTATATGTGCTCATGAGGAATGATCAATAGTAATAATCTGCAGACACATACCACTGCTATAAGCTTCTCTACATTTGCTTGAGATTTCCTTCCCCACTAATGGGTCTCTGATCTCAATCTTCCCCTCAAACACACGATTTCTGATAATTacctaatttatttaatatgctATAATAGCATCTTCTCTTATTCTGAACTTAACAATTTTTTAATAGTTAATCATGTTCCTGAActacctcctccttctctctcctgcCTGACTTCAAACAGACGCCACTAGAGCATAGTTTCCGCACCTGGTTTCATGACggaaggagggagaaaataaatggaaaagcAAGTTTATGAACAAGACAGCTATAATCACTCCTGAGAAAAGACAAGAGCAACCACCCCTGCCAGACATGCTGTGTCAGATGAAATGCAAAATTTATTCTTCACCAAATCCTTCAACAACCTGCTGATTCATCTTTTACTTTCTTTGttcatcttcctttttttttttctctaaatagGTAATATTGGACAAACGCCATGCTGTCAGGGGTGCCCTGCCCTTTCCCAGGGTAATACTTGTTGGTAAAAAGATGTCTTGGCCTCTGGTGTTTCTGGTTTTAAATTGAGATTGATATCAGAGCCAGTTTACAGCTCTCATTCTCAGTTTACACCTTGAGGTCAGACTCATGGGGCTGGCTGAGGGTGCTGTCAGTCAGCAGGAGGCGAGCGTCACTGTCAGGACTCCCTAACATTGTTATCTGTCAGGCTGTGTCACTGTCAGGAGGCAGGCAGCGCCTCATCACAGTGTCAGAGCCCAACTGGCTGCTCACTCCCTGCATCACCAAACAGCCGACGTCAGTGTCAGCATCAAGTGGCCTTGGCTTCATTTTCAGAGCCTGCTGCCCAATGTCAGCTGTGCTTTGACTTTCACCTCGGCCTCACTGGTGCTCAAGGCCCCACTGCGCCTCCATTTGAATCCTGTTGCATCTGGTGCATGTGCACTACTTGCTGCACCTGACCTACATCTAAATGATCTTGCCTTTGAAATACACCACCATCTTGCTCATACACTTGCTGGCTAACATCTTGCTGGTTTTGACTGTGTCCATGGCCATCATGATTACGATGGTGATGACCATGCTGGCCATGACCATGGTGACGCCTGTGATGATGACCATGTCCAGTGCCTTCCCCTGCAGGTGAAAGTCTGTCTCCACTAGGCTGAGCATCTGCTTGATCTTTGCACTCCTCTGGTGTCTCAGTGCTCTGTGGAGTGAAATAGATTGGACAGACACCAATTCAGAAGAGACTTTGACATATCATGAGAGGACTAATTCAGTTCACTGTGCGAATCATACCTCATGTGTACACTCTCCACAGATACGTTTGCAGTAGGTATCTTTAATAGCCTTCTCCACGTGGCCGTGGCTTAGGATAGAGTACGGCATTGAAATGTGATGAGTGAGACGACCGCATCTGCAAAAAGGATAGAGAAGCATAAAGGGTAAAATAATGCTgttcttgatttttaaaaagcaaatgatGCTTCAGCTACAGGTAACAAACCTGTCATAAATGAAATAGtcatctttctctcctcccagaGTCTGCCAAACATcaggctgctgctcctcctgtttGTAGAGGAGGATGTTTGCTGATAGTTTCTGTGCCAACAAAGGGTGTAGGTATTGTGATTGCGCTCCCTGGTGGTTGATGACCATGTATACTATATTTCTTAGACCCTGACTCTCCAGTTTCTGGCGCAGGCCACCCATGCTGAGCAGGAGAGGGAAATCAGAGAACATGAGATTTAAGGAGCAAAGTTGTCAGTGAAGCTTACATTGATAATAAACACTTAAATATGCCCTTATTTTATGATGCACAGCTGTTAATGGATGCATAGCAGGTACCATTATGTGTGTGCTGCATCTTGCTGCAAATTTTGCATTCGTCATAACAGGTCATAAAATATAATCTATTttctattgatttttattgCTGCCGGTGTCATTAGTTTTTAAATGGCCACACCAACAACAAGATGACAGGGAGGATGGCAACGCTGACCACATACCTGGAGGCCTGCACCAAGCAGAACAATCAGCTGGCTTGATAAAGGGCCACCACCGTCACCTGACCCATTGCCCCCTTCATCGGATCCACCTCTCCAATAGTCCAGCTTGGTGGCTCCTGACATCGTGCCCCACCCCCGTCACTCTCTGCACCGCCCCCATGGAGCAGGCAGAGCGTGACGAGCAGGCCAAAGCACGCCCACATCACTGTGGTGCCTCCCCACTGCTCCAAACCACTGAgcacagagagggaggggaaggTGTTGTTGGGAACAAGGAAAGGAAGGCGGGGGGGAGAGGAGATAACATTAAAGTCTGGAAAAATCTAGCACCTCCAAAGTGACAGGACAGTACAAAAGGTCAAAGAATGTTCAAGGTCTTTGTTTTACAAATTGCCCTAGATATCAAGTCTTCGTAGGAAAAATGGGGAAAGGACAGCAAGAAACTGTGCCTCCAGGAAGTTACAGATAGCATATGTCGTTTCTGTAATTTATTACTCTATGAGTAACGGACAGAAAGGTAAAATAGGCTAATGCAGAACACGGTACAGTGACTTGCTGAAGTTGGATAAAgtgacaacagaaagaaaacactttaattcttttaaatatttgttgtaaCGAAATATTCAAATTCCAGGTTCTTAAAGCATTTGTCCATTTATTTATGGTtgttattaaatgaaataaatcttattttctGAGCATTAACTGTAAAATGCAACGAATGCTTTCACTTACCGTTACTTTCTTCTGCTCAGCTCAGCTTCTAGTTGCTGCAGCTTCTTGAACAAAAACAAGTCTCTTTCCCTCTTGCTCCCCCCTTTTATACTCTCcctgttgtttt
Encoded proteins:
- the selenop gene encoding LOW QUALITY PROTEIN: selenoprotein Pa (The sequence of the model RefSeq protein was modified relative to this genomic sequence to represent the inferred CDS: substituted 1 base at 1 genomic stop codon); the encoded protein is MWACFGLLVTLCLLHGGGAESDGGGARCQEPPSWTIGEVDPMKGAMGQVTVVALYQASULFCLVQASSMGGLRQKLESQGLRNIVYMVINHQGAQSQYLHPLLAQKLSANILLYKQEEQQPDVWQTLGGEKDDYFIYDRCGRLTHHISMPYSILSHGHVEKAIKDTYCKRICGECTHESTETPEECKDQADAQPSGDRLSPAGEGTGHGHHHRRHHGHGQHGHHHRNHDGHGHSQNQQDVSQQVYEQDGGVFQRQDHLDVGQVQQVVHMHQMQQDSNGGAVGPXAPVRPR